Sequence from the Clostridiales bacterium genome:
CAATTTGTGGAAGTGTACATCACGCAAATGATAGAAGCTATGTGTGTGAATGTGGGTTTCGTACACATAGGGATTTGCTTAGAGCAATGAATATATGTAGATCAACTGAGTATGTTGGTAACAGACATACTGCATAGGGAAAACTATATGTTCTGCCCTATGATGGGTGATGGCGCACCCATACCACACCGTACGAACTACCAGAAATGGACTGTTCAGTCACCAAGTGACAAGCGAGTGTAAATCCCCTGAGTTTAATCGTGGGGAGCAGTCAAAGCCAAATCAGCTATTTTCTTTATTTTTGCTAAATTCTAGGTTGAATAGTTAAACGCAAAAAGAAAAAATTAAATACAAAAAATATAATAAAATTACAAAAAACTATTGTTAAAATGAGTATTATATGTTAAAATTTAGTATACTTAGATAGAAATATCTTTAAAAGTAAAATTGAGAGTATTTGTAATTTAGTTAGGAGTGTTGTGAAATTATGTTTAAAAAGATAGCTAAGATACTGTTATTTGTTTTTTTACTATGTGTATTTTGCAATGTAACTGGACAGGTATCGTATGCAAGAAAAGTAATAAACAAGCCAAATTTACAGGTTACACAGAAAAGACATGTAAAAAAAGATAAGCTTCCAATAATATGGAAGCCCAATTCTGAATTAAAATATTATGGTGACGATGGAGAACTAATACAAATAAGAAGCTATGGTCCAGATGGAAGAGCACTACAAGATATAGATTATAAACATGGTGGATCAAACCATAAGTTCCCTCATACTCATGACTGGGATTGGAGTGTTGGCGATAATAATCCAACACGAGGAGATGATGTTCCTCTACCAGGAGCAAAAGAATTACCACCGAAACAAAAGAAAAAAAATCCAAATAGTACCAGAGGCCAAAAAAGTGGAAAAAACCAAAAAAAAATAGATTTTTCAACATTATCAAATACAGCTAAAATAACAGCCACTTTAGGACCTGCAGGAACTATAGTATATTTTGTAATTTCAGAAGGCAGTAGGATAGTTTTCCCTATTAGAAATATTATACCAATGCCATAAAAAAAGGAGTTGATTTAATTGAAAAAGTTAGTAAAAAATTTTGATTTATTACAAGAATCTGGATTACATGACTATCTTATGGAGTATTTTTTAGTTGATGGTAGTCATGCCGAATTTGTAGCAAAAGAACCTCATGGAATAGAAACACTAAAATTACAATTTGAAAATGTAGAAGAATTTTTTTTAAATGGTGACGGTGGTGGTATATTTGGTAGTAAGTCTGGGGTACGAGTTAACGTTGTTAGCATTATATTTGATATAAAAATAGAAAAATTAGATAATAATACAATACAAACTAAAATTGGGACCTCTCGTGGAGTTTACGTTTATATCGTATCAGGAAAACTGACTGTTACAAAAATATAAAACGTAAGTTATGTTGTTTTAGTACATTACAAGACATAAGAAAAACCTTATATCCGCATTATTTAAAGGAGTTGATTTTTATGAAAAATTTAGTACACGGATACGAATTATTAGATGGAGGGCTAAAAAATTATACTGTACAAAAAATTTTTATGACTTATAAGTGTCTTGAAATTACGGTAAAGTCAGAAGATGGTATAAAGACAATAAAATTGAAATTTGACGGTGTAGAATATATTGTTTTAGGTAAATATAATGTAAATAGTGTTATACCCGAAATAAACTTGAAAAAAACAGATGATGATATGTTACTAGCCGAAATTGAAAATGCAGATGATATATCTATGAAAATTATGGCAAAAAAATTAGTTGTTACAAAAATATAGTTAATCAATTGCATTGTCTCTAAAAAAATAAGTCACTGGAAAAGTTAATTTGTTTTTGCTTAGTTACCATGCGTTTTTTTACAAATACAAAAAATACTTTTTTCAGTGACCTTAATATTATAACACTTCATTTAGAAAATTTCTTGTGACATCCTCCCTTACCTACACCTCAAATTTTTGCCTTAAAATTCTCAGCATGGAGGTGGGGACTTTCTTTTTGAATAAGCAATTGGTTCATGCTCTGTAGCACTAATGTGCTAAGACAGTACGAGCTAACCTCGTGTGCCCCACGGTTTTACGATTTGTTAAGTATATCCGTACCTTGAATATTTTACGTACAGAAGAAACTTGGTTTTCGCATAATTTCTCTGTACAACCCTACATATTCAGTTATCGACGTACTCCTCAATGGTGATGTTTTATTATATTTATGAGAATAAGTTAGAATTCTCTACTATTACCCTTCCCCTTTACATTGACACATTCTATTTTTATATCTTCATTTATAGCCTCTCCACCTTCTAATGCCTCTTTGCTTATTTTTTTGTCTTTATCTTGTCCATCTTTTTGCTCTATTATTGAAACATCAATTACATCCTCTTGATCTTTGTCTATACTTATTTCAATAGACTTTTCTAATATTTTTACTATTCTTGGATTATTCATCT
This genomic interval carries:
- a CDS encoding transposase; this encodes MCGSVHHANDRSYVCECGFRTHRDLLRAMNICRSTEYVGNRHTA